The proteins below come from a single Corylus avellana chromosome ca3, CavTom2PMs-1.0 genomic window:
- the LOC132175037 gene encoding BOI-related E3 ubiquitin-protein ligase 1-like: MAVQAQYPSNVLLLNRNGQEGLDYSLQPQPGGFLDQSHMLLINNGGGSTNNSRKRGREVAPATGVSSSAPINPIFSLQSQASQLIDLSQLHNHHHHHHHPNVVSTGLRLSFGDQQQQQQQQQQLQQQHQHQQQQQQQHVCQSSSPFLSLIAEDFASQIKQQRDEIEQFLQAQGEQLQRTLAEKRQRHYRALLGAAEGAVTRRLREKEAEVEKAARRNAELEARAAQLSVEAQVWQAKARSQEAQAATLQAQLQKAMMSGVSPAQDSRRGEDPLGGVEGQAEDAESAYNDPDRVVVSGPRCKACRKRVASVVLIPCRHLCLCTECDQVAQACPLCLTLRSSSVEVYLS; encoded by the exons ATGGCGGTCCAGGCTCAATACCCTTCAAATGTCCTCCTCCTAAACAG AAACGGACAAGAAGGCCTTGATTATTCATTACAACCACAACCAGGAGGATTTCTTGATCAATCCCATATGTTATTGATCAACAATGGAG GGGGGAGTACTAATAATTCGCggaagagaggaagagaagTTGCACCAGCTACTGGGGTGTCATCATCGGCTCCAATCAATCCAATTTTCTCTTTGCAATCTCAAGCTTCTCAGCTTATAGACCTCTCTCAGCTccacaaccaccaccaccaccaccaccaccccaaTGTGGTCTCCACCGGCCTCCGCTTGTCTTTCGGggaccaacaacaacaacaacagcaacaacaacaattacaacaacaacatcaacatcaacaacagcaacagcaacaacaTGTTTGTCAATCATCGTCTCCTTTCCTATCGCTAATAGCAGAAGACTTCGCaagccaaatcaaacaacagcGTGACGAAATCGAGCAATTCCTTCAAGCCCAG GGAGAGCAACTGCAGCGCACATTAGCAGAGAAAAGGCAGAGGCACTATCGTGCGCTGCTGGGCGCAGCGGAGGGGGCAGTGACCCGGAGATTGCGAGAAAAGGAGGCGGAGGTGGAGAAGGCCGCGCGCAGGAACGCCGAGCTTGAGGCACGCGCGGCGCAACTTAGCGTGGAAGCGCAGGTATGGCAGGCGAAGGCCCGGTCCCAGGAGGCCCAGGCGGCGACCCTGCAGGCCCAACTCCAGAAGGCCATGATGAGCGGAGTTTCCCCCGCGCAGGATAGCAGGAGAGGGGAGGATCCGCTAGGTGGTGTAGAGGGCCAGGCGGAGGACGCCGAGTCGGCGTATAACGACCCGGACCGAGTCGTCGTATCGGGTCCGAGATGTAAAGCTTGTCGGAAACGCGTGGCGTCGGTGGTTCTGATACCGTGTCGGCATCTGTGCCTCTGTACAGAGTGTGACCAAGTGGCTCAGGCCTGCCCACTTTGCCTCACATTGAGAAGCTCTAGCGTTGAAGTTTACCTTTCTTAG